The following proteins are co-located in the Gossypium hirsutum isolate 1008001.06 chromosome A02, Gossypium_hirsutum_v2.1, whole genome shotgun sequence genome:
- the LOC107940180 gene encoding LOW QUALITY PROTEIN: CBL-interacting serine/threonine-protein kinase 7 (The sequence of the model RefSeq protein was modified relative to this genomic sequence to represent the inferred CDS: deleted 2 bases in 1 codon), which translates to MPSGAQPPLSPPASPPSLPSQQTPPEPPPPPPLKITRTKTPTGILLGKYQLGRLLGRGSFAKVHEATSLDDDNTVVAVKIIDKTKTVDAAMEPRIIREVSAMRRLQHHPNILKIHEVMATKTKIYLVMELASGGELFTKVLRRGRLDEPVARRYFSQLVSALHFCHQNGVAHRDVKPQNLLLDRNGSLKVSDFGLSALPEQLNDGLLHTACGTPAYTAPEVVRRKGYDGSKADAWSCGVILFVLLAGYLPFDDSNLAAMYKKIHRREFQFPAWVSKQAKGIIWQLLDPNPKTRMSMVKLMETSWFKRTVTTLRPSLSDNHLESLMQDKKLKHDMSCNGVNAFDIISMSSGLDLSGYLKEVNKRKEKRYTTTSMELDGVMERVREVGERLGYRVEKGKRGVVGLGKGMVVVVVEVMEVAELFVLVDVKVVESGGVEFEEGQWLDLEAGLGKIFISWDNTALG; encoded by the exons CACCGACCGGCATACTTTTAGGCAAGTACCAATTGGGTCGCCTATTGGGTCGTGGGAGCTTTGCAAAAGTTCACGAAGCAACTTCACTCGACGATGACAACACCGTTGTGGCCGTCAAGATCATAGACAAGACAAAAACAGTCGATGCCGCCATGGAACCGAGGATAATCCGGGAAGTTTCAGCCATGCGCCGCCTACAACACCACCCAAACATCCTCAAAATCCACGAAGTCATGGCCACAAAGACCAAAATCTACCTTGTCATGGAACTAGCCTCAGGTGGTGAGCTTTTCACCAAGGTTTTACGCCGTGGCCGCTTGGATGAACCCGTCGCTCGTAGGTACTTTTCCCAACTTGTCTCCGCCCTCCATTTCTGCCACCAAAACGGTGTCGCTCACCGTGATGTAAAGCCGCAAAACCTCTTATTAGACCGAAATGGAAGCCTAAAAGTTTCAGACTTTGGTCTCTCAGCTCTGCCCGAACAACTAAACGACGGGCTTTTACATACAGCTTGTGGAACGCCGGCTTATACAGCTCCCGAGGTTGTCCGGAGGAAAGGGTACGATGGTTCCAAGGCGGATGCTTGGTCTTGTGGGGTTATTTTATTTGTCTTGTTGGCTGGTTATTTACCCTTTGATGATAGTAACTTGGCGGCTATGTATAAAAAGATTCATCGTAGGGAATTTCAGTTTCCAGCTTGGGTATCAAAGCAAGCTAAAGGTATAATATGGCAGCTTTTAGACCCGAATCCGAAAACCCGAATGAGCATGGTGAAGCTAATGGAAACTTCATGGTTTAAGAGAACTGTAACGACATTAAGACCATCATTATCAGACAACCATTTGGAAAGCTTGATGCAAGACAAGAAGTTAAAACATGACATGAGCTGCAATGGGGTTAATGCTTTTGACATAATATCTATGTCGTCAGGGTTGGATCTGTCGGGCTATTTGAAGGAG GTTAATAAGAGGAAGGAAAAAAGGTATACCACAACATCAATGGAGTTGGATGGGGTGATGGAGAGGGTTAGGGAAGTTGGGGAAAGATTGGGGTATAGGGTAGAGAAAGGGAAAAGAGGAGTTGTGGGGTTGGGGAAAgggatggtggtggtggtggtggaagtGATGGAGGTGGCAGAGTTGTTTGTTTTGGTGGACGTGAAGGTGGTGGAAAGTGGTGGGGTTGAGTTTGAGGAAGGACAGTGGCTTGATTTGGAAGCTGGACTTGGAAAGATTTTTATTTCTTGGGACAATACAGCTCTAGGTTGA